Part of the Olsenella profusa DSM 13989 genome, CGAGATAGCCCGCGCGGTGGGCAGTGCCCCGCGCGCCGTGGGAGGGGCGACGGGACGCAACCCCCTGCCCCTGGTCATCCCCTGCCACAGGGTGGTCGGGGCCGATGGCAGCCTCGTCGGCTTTGGCGGTGGCATGCGGCGCAAGGCGTGGCTGCTCGGGCATGAGGGCCGCACCATGACGCGCCTCTCGGCCCCCGCGCGGGGGCCGGCACTCTAGACGGCAGGACCCGCCCGTCCGGATGCCCTGAGGTTCGTCCCCCCCTAGTACTTCGCCGCGATCCCCTTGGGATAGAGCGCCTGATAGCGACTGTAGGCGTCGTTGACACGTGCGAGATAGGAGGCCGTCTCGGCATACTGGATGTTGTCGGATATGTCTCCCCCGCCCTTCTGCCAGCCACTCACCTTGCCAAGCCCTGCGTTGTACGCCGCGACCGCCTCGTCGCGCGACCCCAGCGTGCGCTGAAGATAGCCCAGATATGCGACGCCATACTCGATGTTCACGATGGGATCCGTGAGCTTGTTGGGGTCATAGGTAGCCCTGTTCACCAAGCCCAGGCGCGCCACCTCGGCCGAAGTGGCCGGCATGAGCTGCATGAGCCCAACCGCCCCAGCACCCGAGCGGGCATTGGCATCCCAGCCGCTCTCGCACTTGATGACCGCACAGGCCAGATAGGGAT contains:
- a CDS encoding lytic transglycosylase domain-containing protein, which gives rise to MDSRDAHFLRWYRTLPILIMVIIGAVSLGIDAFVSVAPSQLARTFVYPVKYADTIEQACKEQGVDPYLACAVIKCESGWDANARSGAGAVGLMQLMPATSAEVARLGLVNRATYDPNKLTDPIVNIEYGVAYLGYLQRTLGSRDEAVAAYNAGLGKVSGWQKGGGDISDNIQYAETASYLARVNDAYSRYQALYPKGIAAKY